One Ignavibacteriales bacterium genomic region harbors:
- a CDS encoding glucose-1-phosphate thymidylyltransferase, translating into MKALIASGGKGTRLRPLTHTQNKHLIPIANKPILYYAIEAAVDAGIKQIGIIHTADSSEVPDAIGNGKRWGVKITYIPQKTPAGLAHVVKIAQKFIGKDNFIFYLGDNMVVGGVKRFIDEFEKSDCNCWLTLSRVKDPERFGVPVIKNNKIVKVEEKPAKPKSQFAVAGIYIYDSHIFEAVKNIKPSERGELEISDAHTYLIEKGYKVGYSEITGWWKDTGKPADLLEANRLILDNIEPNFKGEVDKVSSVLGKVILDEDSKVINSVVRGPAIIGKNTIIENSYIGPFTSIGDRTTIRNAEVEYSIVLRDCKIHNVKLRIEGSILGNDVEVVDAIGKPLVHRFMIGDQSRVEIA; encoded by the coding sequence GTGAAAGCTCTCATAGCCAGCGGCGGGAAAGGAACCCGTCTTCGCCCGTTAACCCACACCCAGAATAAGCACCTTATCCCGATTGCCAATAAACCGATATTGTACTACGCGATAGAGGCGGCTGTAGATGCAGGTATAAAACAGATCGGTATCATCCATACTGCCGATAGCAGCGAAGTACCAGATGCCATAGGTAACGGAAAACGTTGGGGCGTTAAGATCACCTACATCCCTCAAAAAACTCCCGCAGGTCTTGCTCATGTAGTGAAGATAGCCCAAAAGTTCATCGGCAAAGATAACTTCATTTTTTATCTCGGTGATAATATGGTTGTTGGGGGTGTAAAACGATTCATCGATGAATTTGAGAAAAGTGATTGCAACTGCTGGCTTACTCTCTCAAGAGTGAAAGATCCTGAAAGATTCGGTGTTCCGGTCATCAAAAATAATAAAATTGTAAAAGTTGAAGAAAAACCAGCTAAGCCAAAAAGTCAATTTGCCGTTGCAGGAATATATATTTACGACAGTCATATTTTTGAAGCTGTAAAAAATATTAAACCAAGCGAACGTGGTGAACTTGAAATTTCGGATGCCCATACTTATTTAATTGAAAAAGGATACAAGGTTGGGTACAGTGAAATTACCGGCTGGTGGAAAGATACCGGAAAGCCTGCCGATCTGCTTGAAGCAAATCGGTTGATACTTGATAATATTGAACCGAATTTTAAAGGTGAAGTTGATAAAGTATCATCCGTTCTCGGAAAAGTTATTTTGGATGAAGATTCAAAAGTCATAAACAGCGTTGTAAGAGGACCTGCGATAATCGGTAAAAATACAATAATCGAAAACAGTTACATCGGACCGTTCACATCTATCGGCGATAGAACAACGATTCGCAATGCTGAGGTTGAATACAGTATAGTCCTGAGAGATTGTAAAATTCATAATGTCAAATTACGAATCGAAGGCAGCATCCTTGGCAACGATGTCGAAGTAGTTGACGCGATTGGAAAGCCGCTCGTGCACCGTTTTATGATCGGAGACCAGAGCAGGGTTGAAATTGCGTAG
- a CDS encoding enoyl-CoA hydratase/isomerase family protein — translation MDFQTILVDIKDKIATVIFNRPDKLNAVNLQVIDELRQAFEAFINDSNVGVIVLTGAGEKAFVAGSDISVLATYDTSAAKKYSEVGNALLSYIQNFPKPVIAGINGFALGSGCEIAMACHIRIASENAKFGQPEVNLGLIPGHGGTQRLARIVGIGKAMELTLTGNVIDAAEALRIGLVNKIVPLAELKPTVEAMAQTILSKAPTAVALAIKALNSNLEMSLENGLKYEAELFSKCFSTEDMKEGTKAFIEKRKPNFPGR, via the coding sequence ATGGACTTTCAAACTATACTTGTTGATATTAAAGATAAAATCGCAACTGTCATCTTCAATCGACCGGACAAATTGAATGCGGTCAACCTTCAAGTAATTGATGAACTCCGACAAGCATTCGAAGCTTTCATCAACGACTCAAATGTCGGCGTGATTGTTTTAACCGGTGCAGGCGAAAAAGCATTTGTTGCCGGATCTGATATAAGTGTGCTTGCAACTTATGACACATCGGCTGCAAAAAAATATTCTGAAGTCGGGAATGCGCTTCTCAGCTACATTCAGAATTTCCCAAAACCTGTTATCGCGGGGATAAATGGATTCGCACTCGGCAGCGGATGTGAAATCGCAATGGCATGTCATATCCGGATTGCTTCCGAGAATGCAAAATTCGGACAGCCTGAGGTAAATTTAGGTTTAATACCTGGTCACGGCGGAACTCAACGTCTCGCGCGCATTGTTGGAATCGGTAAGGCAATGGAACTGACACTTACTGGAAATGTAATTGATGCGGCAGAAGCACTGCGTATCGGACTTGTAAACAAAATTGTCCCATTAGCTGAATTGAAACCAACTGTTGAAGCCATGGCACAAACAATTTTATCTAAAGCTCCCACTGCTGTTGCCCTTGCAATCAAGGCATTGAATTCTAATCTTGAAATGTCGTTAGAAAACGGATTGAAATATGAAGCTGAACTGTTCAGCAAATGCTTTTCAACTGAAGATATGAAAGAAGGAACAAAAGCTTTTATCGAGAAACGCAAACCCAACTTCCCGGGTAGATGA